The Acidobacteriota bacterium genome includes the window CGCAGTGGCGCAGGCCGTTCAGCCGCAGGTTGTTTCGTGCGTAGCGGGCCGCGACCGACTCGCCTTCGACTGCCGTGACCGAGGCGTAGCGGTCGGCCAACCCGACCGTGAAGAAACCGACACCGGCGTAGAGGTCGACCGCCGTCTCCCCGCCGAAGGAACCGACGGCCGTCCGCGCCAGGGACTCGAGCAGCCCCCCATGGGCCTGGAAGAAGGTGCGCGCGTCGTAGGTCAGGCGATGCCCCAGCACCTCGACTTCCAGGGCGCCGCCCGCCTGCCCGGTCAGGGGGGGCGCCGCGACCACCTGGGCGTCTTCTTCCAGGCCATCGGTGGCCAGGCTAAGGCGGCCCGGCAAAGAACGCCCGGCTTGCGCCGCGTCGTCGAGCATCCGTGGCAGCTCGGCCAGCCGCGCTTCGAGCGCCGGCGCCAGCACCGGGCAACGGTCGACGCGGACCAGGTCGCGGCTACGACGGCGGCGGAAGCCGACGCCGGTCGACCCGTCCGCATCCTGTTCGACGTGGACCTGCGCCCGAAGGCGATAGCCCCACTGCCGATCCGCGACCGGTTCTCCGATGTCGCACCTGGCGAGCTGAGCCGGATCGATGCCGCCCAGCCGGCGCAGCGTCTCCAGGGCGGCGGCCGCCTTGAGTCCGGGCTGCGCGTCGTCGCGGATGTGCTGAAGCTGGCAGCCGCCGCAGCGCTCGTAGAACGGACACGGAGCTTCCCGCCGAAGCGGACCCGCCGCGATCACCCGCTCGATCTCGGCGCGGGCGTAGTTCGGCCGGCGCTCGGTGATCCGCGCCAGGACCATGTCGCCCGGCGCCGTCCGCGGCACGAAGATCGGCAGGCCACGCCAACGCGCCAGACCGTCCCCGCCCAGCACGACTTTCTCGATGCCCAGCTCGAGGCGGCTCACTCCGGCCAGCGCGGCAAGCGTCTCCAGGCGTTCAGCCGAGAGGGACTTCCGGCGAGTCGGCCGCATCGCCGTTTTCCCTGTCTCCGACGGGAACCTACTCAGCCTGACCGCCGGTATGGCGCCGGCCGTGAGCCCAGGTCGGATCCCGGCGCGCGAACTCGTCCAGTTCGCTCGGGACCTCCACCAGCGTGCGGCTCAGCTCCGGATTGCATACGTCGTTCTCGCACTCGTAGACGTACACGTTCCAGTCATCCCGCCGCCGGTACGCGCACAGAGTCTGGTACGTGTCGCAGTGCCCGCACTTGATCGAGAGGTTGCGGATGTTGATCACGGCGCGGACCGGCCTCCTCGAACGCGGCAGCGCCTCCGGCCTCAGCCGGAGAGGGCGGCGCGCGCTTCCTCGATCGCGTTGCGCACGACGCTGGCGCCGGTGAGGCCGATCGAGATGTAGGAGACCTCCCCGAGCGGGTTCAGCACCAGGAGGGTCGGCAGGGCGTACAACTCCGCGGTCTGCAT containing:
- a CDS encoding TRAM domain-containing protein, producing the protein MRPTRRKSLSAERLETLAALAGVSRLELGIEKVVLGGDGLARWRGLPIFVPRTAPGDMVLARITERRPNYARAEIERVIAAGPLRREAPCPFYERCGGCQLQHIRDDAQPGLKAAAALETLRRLGGIDPAQLARCDIGEPVADRQWGYRLRAQVHVEQDADGSTGVGFRRRRSRDLVRVDRCPVLAPALEARLAELPRMLDDAAQAGRSLPGRLSLATDGLEEDAQVVAAPPLTGQAGGALEVEVLGHRLTYDARTFFQAHGGLLESLARTAVGSFGGETAVDLYAGVGFFTVGLADRYASVTAVEGESVAARYARNNLRLNGLRHCGIERAAVESWVDGHAGGEGLEDGLDRVLVDPPRVGLPGKVRRALLRAAPARLTYVSCDPATLARDLGELTRKFDLESITFFDIFPQTAHLETVVQLLRRC